The Methylomicrobium agile genome has a segment encoding these proteins:
- a CDS encoding 16S rRNA (uracil(1498)-N(3))-methyltransferase, with product MRISRLYVSQPLNCGQHIELDDDSAHYVRTVLRLAKDDKIVLFDGSGADYPSVLLEVSRNRVAVAIEQRQSRDVESPLAVCLGLGMARGDRMDLSVQKAVELGVNRITPIETERCLVQLKGDKRVQRFTHWQRIVRHAAEQCGRSILPELAPITPLHQWVSEQQGLKLFLDPYAEITLADLQPEDDRVTLLTGPEGGFADHEREAAKAAGFVPVRLGGRILRTETASLAALSAVQMLWGDFRSGPKAC from the coding sequence ATGCGAATTTCCCGACTCTATGTTTCCCAACCGTTGAACTGTGGTCAGCACATCGAGCTTGACGATGACAGCGCGCACTATGTCAGGACCGTGCTGCGGCTGGCCAAAGACGACAAAATCGTATTGTTCGACGGCTCGGGAGCGGATTATCCGTCGGTATTGCTCGAAGTCAGCCGGAACCGGGTGGCCGTCGCGATCGAACAGCGGCAGAGCCGAGATGTCGAGTCTCCGCTGGCGGTGTGCCTCGGGCTCGGCATGGCGCGCGGCGATCGGATGGATTTGTCCGTGCAAAAAGCCGTCGAGCTCGGCGTGAACCGGATTACCCCGATCGAAACCGAGCGCTGCCTGGTACAGTTGAAAGGCGACAAGCGCGTCCAGCGCTTTACCCATTGGCAGCGTATCGTGCGGCATGCGGCCGAACAATGCGGACGGAGCATCCTGCCGGAACTGGCGCCGATCACTCCGCTCCATCAATGGGTATCCGAACAGCAAGGTTTGAAACTGTTTCTCGACCCTTATGCCGAGATTACCCTGGCCGATTTGCAGCCGGAAGATGATCGAGTGACGCTGCTGACCGGCCCTGAAGGCGGCTTTGCCGATCACGAGCGGGAAGCCGCGAAAGCAGCCGGTTTCGTGCCGGTTCGGCTCGGCGGGCGGATTTTGCGCACCGAAACCGCCTCGCTGGCAGCCTTGTCCGCGGTGCAGATGCTGTGGGGCGATTTTCGGAGCGGCCCGAAAGCATGCTGA
- a CDS encoding glutathione S-transferase family protein, whose product MIEIFWGRGSPYSWRVQLALEITGIPYRSRQLHFAGEDLKSDEFLAINPRGQVPALRDGGFTLYESIAILAYLDAIRPEPALFGNAPEERGLIWRLIMECVYYLEPHMTAFAGTIISGELPEKTDEAIASRRQVEQELDRLEVLLERNDYLAGNRLSAADVAVYPVVQLLLIAARRENTEAVSGRLCRADAHFPALKAWCRRIEALPGFERTNPPHWRV is encoded by the coding sequence ATGATCGAAATTTTTTGGGGCCGCGGCAGCCCGTATTCCTGGCGGGTCCAACTGGCGCTCGAAATCACAGGAATCCCTTACCGGAGCCGGCAATTGCATTTTGCCGGTGAGGATCTCAAGTCGGACGAGTTCCTGGCCATCAATCCCCGGGGACAGGTTCCCGCGCTGAGAGACGGCGGATTCACGCTGTACGAATCGATCGCGATTCTCGCTTATCTGGATGCGATACGGCCGGAGCCGGCCCTGTTCGGGAACGCTCCCGAGGAACGCGGGCTGATCTGGCGGCTGATCATGGAATGCGTTTATTATCTGGAACCGCATATGACCGCGTTCGCGGGCACGATCATTTCCGGAGAGTTGCCGGAAAAAACGGACGAAGCAATCGCGTCCCGCCGACAGGTCGAGCAGGAGCTGGACCGGCTCGAAGTGCTGCTGGAGCGAAACGATTATCTGGCCGGCAACCGGCTTTCCGCGGCGGACGTGGCGGTTTATCCGGTCGTTCAGCTCCTGCTGATCGCCGCCCGGCGCGAAAACACCGAGGCGGTCAGCGGCAGGCTGTGCCGGGCCGATGCGCATTTTCCGGCGCTGAAGGCGTGGTGTCGGCGGATCGAGGCATTGCCCGGATTCGAAAGGACCAATCCGCCGCACTGGCGGGTTTGA
- the bioC gene encoding malonyl-ACP O-methyltransferase BioC yields MNAALLDKPRIRQSFGAASRTYDRAAALQRRSASDLMRPIEEAGIRGTVLDLGCGTGNLTGLLLAVPIPPKTVIALDIAPAMLDAARAKLGRPLNADSTVTYICADAERLPFADACLDGVYSNLALQWCDRLDRVLTDLKRIMKPGSPLIFSTFGPQTLKELKRAWAKVDDLPHVNDFHTRQELLGLLQTTGFSACRIRQFVHTPRYANVADLMRELKAIGAHNAHLARPKNLTGKARMQAMYGAYERHRVEGSLPATFEILQVSARA; encoded by the coding sequence ATGAACGCGGCCCTGCTCGACAAGCCCCGCATCCGGCAATCGTTCGGCGCCGCTTCCCGGACTTACGACCGGGCTGCCGCATTGCAGCGCCGGAGCGCGTCCGACCTGATGCGGCCGATCGAGGAAGCGGGCATCCGCGGCACCGTGCTCGATCTCGGCTGCGGTACCGGCAATCTGACCGGGCTGTTGTTAGCCGTTCCCATTCCGCCCAAGACCGTGATTGCACTGGACATCGCCCCGGCCATGCTCGATGCCGCGCGCGCCAAGCTAGGCCGGCCTCTTAACGCGGATTCGACGGTTACTTACATCTGCGCCGACGCCGAACGCCTGCCGTTCGCGGACGCGTGTCTGGACGGCGTCTATTCGAATCTGGCGCTACAGTGGTGCGACCGGTTGGACCGGGTGCTGACCGACCTGAAACGGATCATGAAACCCGGCAGCCCGTTGATCTTCTCGACGTTCGGCCCGCAAACCCTGAAGGAACTCAAGCGCGCCTGGGCTAAAGTCGACGATTTGCCGCATGTGAACGACTTTCATACCCGACAGGAATTGCTCGGTCTCCTGCAAACAACGGGTTTCAGCGCATGCCGGATACGGCAATTCGTTCATACGCCCCGCTATGCGAACGTGGCCGACCTGATGCGCGAACTCAAAGCGATCGGCGCCCATAATGCCCATCTCGCCAGGCCGAAAAACCTAACCGGCAAAGCGCGGATGCAGGCGATGTATGGCGCTTACGAGCGTCACCGGGTCGAAGGCTCGCTTCCGGCTACTTTCGAAATCCTGCAAGTTTCCGCGCGTGCCTGA
- the metF gene encoding methylenetetrahydrofolate reductase [NAD(P)H] translates to MKSRYTHPKVLSFEFYPPKTEEGAAGLKIVHEKLARLNPGFFSVTFGAGGSTREKTFETVVEIQSKGIAAAPHLSCVASTRNGIRTILNDYRDKGIRKIVALRGDLPSGMLSAGEFRYANELVEFIRKETGDAFEIHVAAYPEVHPQAPNADVDFNNFKRKVEAGADAAITQYFYNAEAYFYFRDRCERNGITIPIVPGIMPITQYSQLFRFSEMCGADIPRWLRKRLECLGDDRAAIQAFGRDVVTELCRKLLEQEAPGLHFYTMNQSGPTLAILENLEFCPQAA, encoded by the coding sequence ATGAAATCACGTTACACGCACCCGAAAGTGCTCAGTTTCGAGTTTTATCCTCCGAAAACCGAAGAAGGCGCGGCCGGTCTTAAAATCGTTCACGAGAAGCTTGCCCGGCTGAATCCCGGTTTTTTTTCGGTGACTTTCGGCGCGGGCGGTTCGACGCGCGAAAAAACTTTCGAAACGGTCGTCGAAATCCAGTCCAAGGGCATCGCGGCCGCGCCGCACCTGTCCTGCGTCGCTTCGACCCGGAATGGCATCCGGACGATATTGAACGACTATCGGGACAAGGGCATCCGCAAGATCGTCGCGTTGCGCGGTGACCTGCCGTCCGGCATGCTGTCGGCCGGCGAATTCCGCTATGCGAATGAACTGGTCGAGTTCATCCGCAAGGAAACCGGCGATGCATTCGAAATTCATGTCGCGGCTTATCCTGAAGTGCATCCCCAGGCGCCGAATGCCGACGTCGATTTCAATAATTTCAAGCGCAAGGTCGAAGCGGGAGCGGACGCCGCGATCACCCAGTATTTTTATAATGCCGAGGCCTATTTTTATTTCCGCGACCGCTGCGAACGAAACGGGATAACGATCCCGATCGTGCCGGGCATCATGCCGATCACGCAGTACTCACAGTTGTTCCGTTTCTCCGAGATGTGCGGCGCGGACATTCCGCGCTGGCTGCGCAAGCGTCTCGAATGCCTGGGCGACGATCGCGCGGCGATCCAGGCCTTCGGTCGGGATGTGGTGACCGAATTGTGCCGGAAACTGCTCGAACAAGAGGCCCCCGGCCTGCATTTCTATACGATGAATCAGTCGGGTCCGACGCTCGCGATACTCGAAAATCTCGAATTCTGTCCGCAGGCGGCATGA
- the bioH gene encoding pimeloyl-ACP methyl ester esterase BioH — protein sequence MTHIHTETYGHGKPIVMVHGWGMHSGIWRPFAKALAGHYRVTCVDLPGHGRSGRISAFDLEHLAPALLAAVGDEPACWLGWSLGATVALDIASRFPDRTDRLLLLAGNPRFVRTHDGTDDPDHWPGVSLRVLEAFSGQLTADAQQTLLRFLALQVHGLPETKALLKILKAAVFECAPPDNASLLQGLQVLKEADLRLAVAAFDRPVAAILGGRDTLVPHAVGAHLQRLQPKLQLHRLEKAGHVPFLTHQQQLLAIIAGFMESQ from the coding sequence ATGACACACATCCATACAGAAACCTACGGCCACGGCAAACCGATCGTGATGGTGCACGGCTGGGGCATGCATTCGGGCATCTGGCGGCCCTTCGCCAAGGCGCTGGCCGGGCATTACCGCGTCACCTGCGTCGATCTGCCGGGACACGGACGCAGCGGCAGGATTTCCGCATTCGATCTGGAGCATCTCGCTCCAGCCCTGCTGGCCGCGGTCGGCGATGAGCCGGCCTGCTGGCTGGGCTGGTCGCTCGGCGCAACGGTCGCGCTCGATATCGCCTCCCGCTTCCCGGACCGCACCGACCGTCTGCTTCTGCTGGCCGGCAATCCCCGCTTCGTCCGCACTCATGATGGCACCGACGATCCCGACCATTGGCCCGGTGTCTCACTTCGCGTGCTCGAGGCTTTTTCCGGCCAGTTGACCGCCGATGCCCAGCAAACCCTGCTGCGCTTTCTGGCCCTGCAGGTGCATGGATTGCCCGAAACGAAAGCGTTGTTGAAGATCTTGAAAGCGGCCGTTTTCGAATGCGCTCCGCCCGACAATGCCTCGCTGCTGCAGGGATTGCAAGTGCTGAAAGAGGCCGACTTGCGCCTGGCCGTGGCCGCCTTCGACCGCCCCGTCGCGGCGATTCTGGGCGGGCGGGACACCCTGGTGCCGCACGCGGTCGGCGCGCATCTCCAGCGCCTGCAGCCGAAGTTGCAATTACATCGGCTGGAGAAGGCCGGGCATGTGCCCTTCCTGACTCATCAGCAACAGCTGCTGGCGATCATTGCCGGCTTTATGGAGTCCCAATGA
- a CDS encoding YbgA family protein, which produces MDKIPIGISSCLLGQEVRFDGGHKHDFYITGTLGQYFEFHPFCPEVEIGLGVPRPTLHLVNVDGQVRCVGVKDSERDVTERLRAYAEGLKDRHAGLCGYILKKDSPSCGMERVKVYRGGQPRKEGVGIYAEAMMKANPLLPVEEEGRLGDPGLRENFVQRVYVYYRWKQLVAEGITAQSLTRFHARHKLIVMSHGDYRELGRMLAGLTEENLAETAGRYIAGLMKLLRPVPTRGRHVNVLQHIQGYLKTELDSDDKAEMAEVIERYRRGEIPLIVPLTLLKHHFRKAPDPYIDDSYYMSPYPQELRLINGL; this is translated from the coding sequence ATGGACAAAATTCCGATCGGCATCAGCAGCTGTCTGCTCGGCCAGGAAGTCCGTTTCGACGGCGGCCACAAGCACGATTTTTATATTACCGGTACGCTCGGCCAATATTTCGAATTCCATCCGTTTTGCCCGGAGGTCGAGATCGGCCTGGGCGTCCCGCGGCCGACGCTGCACCTGGTCAATGTCGACGGACAGGTACGCTGCGTCGGCGTCAAAGACTCCGAACGCGACGTGACCGAGCGCCTGCGGGCGTATGCGGAAGGGCTCAAGGACCGGCATGCCGGCCTGTGCGGCTACATTTTGAAAAAGGACTCGCCGAGCTGCGGAATGGAGCGCGTCAAGGTCTATCGCGGCGGGCAGCCGCGCAAGGAAGGGGTCGGGATCTATGCGGAGGCGATGATGAAGGCGAATCCGCTGCTGCCGGTCGAGGAGGAGGGCAGGCTCGGCGATCCGGGGCTGCGCGAGAATTTCGTCCAGCGCGTTTATGTCTATTACCGCTGGAAGCAACTGGTCGCCGAAGGCATTACCGCCCAAAGCCTGACCCGCTTCCATGCCCGCCACAAACTGATCGTCATGAGTCACGGCGATTACCGCGAACTCGGGCGGATGCTGGCCGGTTTGACCGAAGAGAATCTGGCCGAAACGGCCGGGCGGTATATCGCCGGGCTGATGAAATTGCTGAGACCCGTGCCGACCCGCGGCCGGCACGTGAATGTGCTGCAGCATATCCAGGGCTATTTGAAAACGGAGCTCGACTCAGACGACAAGGCCGAAATGGCGGAGGTGATCGAACGCTACCGGCGCGGCGAAATTCCGCTGATCGTGCCCTTGACCTTGCTCAAGCATCATTTCCGGAAGGCGCCGGATCCCTATATCGACGATTCTTACTACATGTCGCCTTATCCGCAGGAACTGCGGCTGATCAACGGACTGTAA
- a CDS encoding SDR family oxidoreductase, whose product MANILIVGCGDVGTRLGKRLIAEGHRVTGLKRQPPGVGEGIRYLKADISDADSLAGLETDFDQLFYSVSADGRNESSYRAVYESGLRNVLEKFPGIPWIFVSSTSVYGQSHGEWVDEMSPAEPGNPNARLIREAEKRVLAAHPGNIVARFSGIYGPGREYLVRLAASRPAIQRTPLYYTNRIHRDDCAGVLAFLFEQRLAGRTLDACYLASDDDPAPLWEVVSWLAERQQCPLPAVKETGADAPMNKRCNNARLKALGYRFLYPGYREGYGWVKPAPD is encoded by the coding sequence ATGGCCAACATTTTGATCGTCGGCTGCGGCGATGTCGGTACTCGGCTGGGAAAGCGGTTGATCGCCGAGGGGCATCGGGTGACCGGTTTAAAACGGCAGCCGCCCGGTGTCGGGGAGGGGATTCGTTATCTGAAGGCGGACATTTCCGATGCGGATTCGCTCGCCGGCCTGGAAACCGATTTCGATCAACTGTTCTACAGCGTCTCGGCCGACGGCCGGAACGAATCCAGTTACCGCGCGGTATATGAAAGCGGCTTGCGGAATGTGTTGGAAAAATTTCCCGGCATTCCCTGGATCTTCGTGTCCTCGACCAGTGTTTACGGGCAGTCGCATGGCGAATGGGTCGATGAAATGTCCCCGGCCGAACCGGGCAATCCGAACGCCCGGCTGATCCGGGAAGCGGAAAAACGGGTGCTGGCGGCGCATCCCGGCAACATCGTCGCGCGCTTTTCCGGCATTTACGGGCCGGGACGCGAATATCTGGTCAGGCTGGCGGCGAGCCGGCCGGCGATTCAGCGAACGCCGCTTTACTATACGAACCGGATTCACCGGGACGACTGTGCCGGCGTGCTGGCCTTTCTCTTCGAACAGCGTCTGGCGGGCAGGACATTGGATGCCTGTTATCTGGCCAGCGACGACGATCCGGCGCCGCTGTGGGAGGTCGTCTCCTGGCTGGCCGAACGCCAGCAGTGTCCTCTTCCGGCCGTCAAAGAGACCGGCGCCGATGCGCCGATGAACAAGCGCTGCAATAACGCCCGCTTGAAGGCGCTGGGGTACCGTTTTTTATATCCCGGTTATCGGGAGGGATATGGGTGGGTAAAACCGGCGCCGGATTGA
- a CDS encoding CPBP family glutamic-type intramembrane protease, which produces MLKRIYYALVPLAVLLAVSLLACLLGYFLVQAVGDRFTLSKVISKTTLVFLVLSIFPAMARLKIGRSDLGFASGNLWLKQIPQGFALGLLILLPVLSAEYLLGIQSLDRAKEWTALLIARKMGLILLLSLLISLIEESLFRGLLIASLGRKMPLFAAIAVSALYYASLHFLHSHSTIPGEQADWSSGFRLLAEAFGNLFNAYNFPDWLALFAVGIFLGILRTRSSANLGLCIGCHSAWVWQIKMGKTLFDTHHNAEYGFLVGYYDGVIGWLVAGWLALFLLAYGVYLRVRGI; this is translated from the coding sequence ATGCTGAAGCGCATTTATTATGCGCTGGTTCCGCTGGCGGTCTTGCTGGCCGTTTCGCTGCTGGCCTGCCTGCTCGGTTATTTCCTGGTTCAGGCCGTCGGCGACCGTTTTACCCTGTCCAAAGTCATTTCGAAAACCACGCTGGTTTTCCTGGTGCTGAGCATCTTTCCGGCGATGGCCCGGCTGAAGATCGGTCGGAGCGACCTGGGCTTCGCCTCCGGGAACCTGTGGCTCAAGCAGATTCCGCAGGGCTTCGCGCTCGGCCTCCTGATACTGCTGCCGGTGCTGTCGGCCGAGTATCTTCTGGGCATCCAGAGCCTCGACCGGGCGAAAGAGTGGACTGCCCTGCTGATCGCCCGGAAGATGGGTTTGATCCTGTTATTGTCGCTGCTGATTTCGTTGATCGAAGAGTCGCTGTTCCGCGGTTTGCTGATCGCGTCGCTGGGCAGGAAAATGCCGCTGTTCGCGGCGATCGCGGTCAGCGCGCTCTATTATGCCTCGCTGCACTTTCTGCACAGCCATTCGACGATTCCAGGGGAACAGGCGGATTGGTCGAGCGGTTTCCGGCTGCTCGCCGAAGCGTTCGGGAATCTGTTTAACGCGTACAATTTTCCGGACTGGCTGGCTTTGTTTGCGGTCGGCATTTTTTTGGGCATCCTGCGAACGCGTTCGTCCGCGAATCTGGGGCTTTGCATCGGCTGCCATTCGGCCTGGGTCTGGCAGATCAAGATGGGCAAGACCCTGTTCGATACGCATCACAATGCCGAATACGGCTTTCTGGTCGGCTATTACGACGGCGTGATCGGCTGGCTGGTGGCCGGCTGGCTGGCGCTGTTCCTGCTCGCTTACGGCGTTTACCTTCGCGTTCGCGGTATTTGA
- the bioD gene encoding dethiobiotin synthase: protein MLRQGYFITGTDTNAGKTWTTLALMQAFKHRGKRVAGMKPVASGCRFRGGKLTNEDALLLQAHASVSLDYDLINPYAYELPISPHLAGKNNPVDFAVVKSRLEQLQARADVVLVEGAGGWYAPVNAHQDISDLALTLGLPVILSAGIKLGCINHAKLTAEAIALKGLRLAGWIAVCNDPDMRCAEANIATLRETLAAPLLGTLPYLPSAGLNDLGRFLATDRL from the coding sequence ATGCTCCGGCAAGGCTATTTCATTACCGGCACCGACACCAACGCCGGCAAAACCTGGACGACGCTGGCGCTCATGCAGGCCTTCAAACACCGGGGAAAAAGGGTCGCGGGCATGAAACCGGTCGCCTCGGGCTGCCGATTTCGGGGCGGAAAATTGACAAACGAAGACGCGCTGCTGCTGCAGGCCCATGCCAGCGTCTCCCTCGACTACGACCTGATCAATCCCTACGCCTACGAACTGCCGATTTCACCGCATCTGGCCGGCAAGAACAACCCGGTCGATTTCGCTGTGGTAAAATCCCGCCTCGAACAATTGCAGGCGCGAGCCGACGTCGTTCTGGTCGAAGGCGCCGGCGGCTGGTATGCGCCGGTCAATGCGCACCAGGACATCAGCGACCTTGCCCTGACCTTGGGCCTTCCGGTGATCCTGTCAGCCGGAATCAAACTCGGCTGCATCAATCACGCGAAACTGACCGCCGAAGCGATCGCGCTGAAAGGACTCAGGCTGGCCGGCTGGATCGCGGTGTGCAACGATCCCGACATGCGCTGCGCGGAAGCCAATATCGCCACCCTCAGGGAGACACTGGCTGCGCCTCTGCTGGGGACGCTCCCCTATCTGCCGAGTGCCGGTTTAAACGACCTGGGCCGTTTCCTGGCTACGGATCGGCTCTGA
- the ahcY gene encoding adenosylhomocysteinase, giving the protein MSQDYKVADMALAEWGRKEIAIAETEMPGLMALRAEYGAGQPLKGARIAGCLHMTIQTAVLIETLTALGAEVRWSSCNIFSTQDHAASAIAADGIPVFAWKGETEAEFAWCIEQTIEGPNGWRPNMILDDGGDLTLMMHEKYPELMANVRGLSEETTTGVLRLHERVAKGTLMVPAFNVNDSVTKSKFDNLYGCRESLVDGIKRATDVMVAGKIAVVCGYGDVGKGCAQSLRGLGATVWITEIDPICALQAAMEGYRVVTLEEAAPLANIFVTATGNVNVITHQHMQAMKNQAIVCNIGHFDSEIDIASLRRYTWENIKPQVDHVIFPDGKRLIVLAEGRLVNLGCATGHPSFVMSNSFCNQVLAQIELWNDAEQYENKVYVLPKKLDEKVASLHLAQIGVKLTRLTEEQARYINVPVEGPYKGEYYRY; this is encoded by the coding sequence ATGAGCCAAGATTATAAAGTCGCCGACATGGCGCTGGCGGAGTGGGGGCGCAAGGAGATCGCCATCGCCGAAACCGAAATGCCGGGCCTGATGGCGCTGCGTGCCGAATACGGCGCCGGGCAGCCGCTGAAGGGCGCGCGGATCGCCGGTTGCCTGCACATGACGATTCAGACCGCGGTGCTGATCGAGACGCTGACCGCGCTGGGCGCGGAAGTGCGCTGGTCGTCCTGCAACATCTTTTCCACCCAGGACCATGCCGCGTCCGCGATCGCCGCGGACGGGATCCCGGTGTTCGCCTGGAAGGGCGAGACCGAAGCCGAATTCGCCTGGTGCATCGAACAGACCATCGAAGGCCCGAACGGCTGGCGGCCGAACATGATTCTCGACGACGGCGGCGACCTGACGCTGATGATGCACGAGAAATATCCCGAGCTGATGGCAAACGTCCGGGGCCTGTCCGAGGAAACCACGACCGGTGTGTTGCGCCTGCACGAACGGGTCGCCAAAGGCACTCTGATGGTGCCGGCTTTCAACGTGAACGATTCGGTCACCAAGTCCAAATTCGACAACTTGTACGGCTGCCGCGAGTCCCTGGTCGACGGCATCAAGCGCGCGACCGACGTGATGGTGGCGGGCAAGATCGCGGTGGTCTGCGGCTACGGCGACGTCGGCAAGGGCTGCGCGCAGTCGCTGCGCGGCTTGGGGGCGACGGTCTGGATCACCGAAATCGATCCGATCTGCGCCTTGCAGGCGGCGATGGAAGGCTACCGGGTCGTCACGCTGGAAGAAGCCGCGCCGCTCGCGAACATTTTCGTGACCGCGACCGGCAACGTGAATGTAATCACGCATCAGCACATGCAGGCGATGAAAAACCAGGCGATCGTCTGCAACATCGGCCATTTCGACTCGGAAATCGACATCGCTTCGCTCCGCCGGTATACCTGGGAAAACATCAAGCCGCAGGTCGACCATGTGATCTTCCCGGACGGCAAGCGCCTGATCGTGCTGGCCGAAGGCCGGCTGGTCAACCTCGGCTGCGCGACCGGCCATCCGAGCTTCGTGATGTCCAATTCCTTCTGCAACCAAGTGCTGGCGCAGATCGAACTGTGGAACGATGCCGAACAGTACGAAAACAAGGTTTACGTGCTACCCAAAAAGCTGGACGAAAAAGTCGCCAGCCTGCATCTGGCGCAAATCGGCGTCAAGTTGACCCGGCTGACCGAGGAGCAGGCGCGTTACATCAACGTGCCGGTCGAAGGTCCTTACAAAGGCGAATATTACCGTTATTGA
- the bioF gene encoding 8-amino-7-oxononanoate synthase, with protein MNAFETDVEHTLAAIAAQSLFRRRHIVASPQGVHLTADGRELVNFCSNDYLGLANHPEVTGAFKNAADRYGVGSGSAHLVCGHSMAHHALEEELAEFTGRERALLFSTGYMANLGAIAALTGRGDTVFEDRLNHASLIDGGLLSGARFKRYRHAGPEHLKSAMSGAGGKKLIVTDGVFSMDGDLAPLPALAELAQETGAWLLVDDAHGLGVLGERGGGVLEHFGLNQTDVPVLVGTLGKAFGTFGAFVAGSDALIELLIQKARTYIYTTALPPAVAEATRASLRLAHAETWRRDKLKILTERFRHGAAQIGLEPMPSPSPIQPILIGDSRKAAALSEALLATGFLIGAIRPPTVPQGSARLRVTLSAAHEEAQVDRLLDALDRLKAKNDTDTAP; from the coding sequence ATGAACGCCTTCGAGACCGATGTCGAACATACGCTCGCAGCGATAGCCGCACAAAGCTTATTCCGCAGACGGCATATCGTTGCCTCACCGCAAGGCGTGCATCTGACGGCCGACGGCCGCGAACTGGTCAATTTTTGCAGCAACGATTATCTGGGCCTCGCGAATCATCCCGAGGTGACCGGCGCCTTCAAAAACGCCGCCGACCGCTACGGCGTCGGCAGCGGCTCGGCGCATCTGGTCTGCGGCCATAGCATGGCCCATCACGCGCTCGAAGAGGAACTGGCCGAGTTTACCGGCCGCGAACGGGCCTTGCTGTTCTCGACCGGTTACATGGCAAACCTCGGCGCGATTGCCGCGCTGACCGGCCGCGGCGATACGGTGTTCGAAGACCGCCTGAACCATGCTTCGCTGATCGACGGCGGCCTGTTGTCGGGCGCGCGCTTCAAGCGCTACCGCCATGCCGGCCCCGAACACCTGAAAAGCGCAATGTCTGGCGCCGGCGGCAAAAAACTGATCGTGACCGACGGCGTCTTCAGCATGGACGGCGACCTGGCGCCGCTGCCGGCCCTCGCCGAACTCGCGCAAGAAACCGGCGCCTGGCTGCTGGTCGACGATGCGCACGGCCTCGGGGTGCTCGGCGAACGGGGCGGCGGCGTGCTCGAACATTTCGGACTGAATCAAACCGACGTACCGGTGCTGGTCGGCACGCTGGGCAAGGCGTTCGGCACCTTCGGCGCCTTCGTGGCCGGCTCCGACGCCCTCATCGAACTGTTGATCCAGAAAGCGCGCACCTACATCTATACCACCGCGCTGCCGCCCGCGGTCGCGGAAGCGACACGCGCGAGCCTGCGGCTTGCCCATGCCGAAACCTGGCGGCGCGACAAGCTGAAAATCCTGACCGAGCGCTTCCGGCACGGCGCCGCACAGATCGGCCTCGAACCGATGCCGTCTCCCTCGCCGATCCAGCCGATCCTGATCGGCGACAGCCGGAAAGCCGCTGCGCTCAGCGAAGCACTGCTCGCAACGGGTTTTTTGATCGGCGCGATCCGGCCGCCGACCGTACCGCAAGGCAGCGCGCGGCTCAGAGTCACGCTTTCCGCGGCCCATGAGGAAGCGCAGGTCGACAGGCTGCTGGATGCACTGGACCGACTCAAGGCTAAAAACGATACGGATACGGCGCCGTGA